ACAGAAGAATGTCTGCTCAATACGAACCGTAACCCAGAACTGAAGCGCGAGGATATTGAAGAGTACGTGCGGAATTATACGGGTACAGATACTATTATCTGGCTTAAACGTGGTTTAAGTGGTGATGAAACCGATGGCCATGTGGATAATATCGCCTGCTTTGCTGCTCCGGGAAAAGTCATTATTCAGGTCTGTGAGGATCCGCAGGATGAGAATTTTGAGATTACACAGGAGAATCTTCGTATTCTGGAGAATGCGACAGACGCGAAAGGGCGTAAGCTGGAGATTATCAAGATTCAGCAGCCACCACGGGTGGATCATGACGGCAGCCGTCTGACGCTCAGTTATTTAAACTTCTATTTCGTAAACGGTGGAATTATATTGCCTGTGTTTGGCGGTACAGCGGTGGAGACAGATAAACTTGCCGAGGAAGTGCTGGCTGGTTTATTCCCCGAACGTAAGATTCGTACAGTTAACGGTATGGCAGTCATCACTGAAGGCGGGAATGTTCACTGCACTACGCAGCAAATGCCTGCTCAGCAATAATTGAAGGAAACTAAACGTCCAAAGGGACATTTATATACAAGGAGGACAGATTCTTGAGAAATGTAAAAGTAGCTGCGACACAAATGAGCTGTTCCAGTAATATTGATGAGAATATCCGCAAAGCCGAAACCCTGGCTAGAGAAGCAGCGGCACAGGGAGCGCAAATTATTTTGCTGCAGGAGCTGTTTGAGACTCCATATTTCTGCCAGAAAGAGAAAGCTGATTATTACGCATATGCAACAGAGCTAGAGCATAACAAAGCGATTAATCATTTCACAGCAGTAGCCAAGGAGCTGCAAGTGGTGCTGCCGATCAGTTTTTATGAGAAAAAGAATTACGCACGTTACAACTCACTGGCTGTAATAGATGCCGATGGAACGATATTAGGTAAATACCGCAAGAGCCATATTCCAGATGGTCCAGGGTATGAAGAGAAATTCTATTTCAATCCGGGAGATACCGGCTTTAAAGTATGGAACACTCGCTATGCCAAAATTGGCGTAGGGATTTGCTGGGATCAATGGTACCCAGAAGCGGCTAGAGTAATGAGTTTGATGGGAGCAGAGATTCTGTTCTATCCAACCGCTATCGGATCGGAACCGCAGGATGGATCGATCGATTCTAAAGATCATTGGCAGACCTGTATGCTTGGGCATGCAGCAGCTAACCTTATTCCAGTCGTTGCCTCTAACCGTATCGGTGAAGAAATTGATGAAGATTCTAGCATTAATTTCTACGGCTCTTCCTTCATTGCCGGACCGCAAGGTAATAAAATTGTTGAAGCAGGCCGAGATGAGCAAACCGTGCTGGTGAGCGAATTTGATCTGGATGCTTTGGAAGTCGGACGGATCGAGTGGGGAGTTTTCCGTGATCGCCGGCCAGATCTTTACAAAATGATTGGTTCTTATGATGGGGATATCATACTTTAATAGAATGCACAGTTAAATGTGCTAAAGGCATTGCTAGAGAGGATAGAATCTCTGGCAGTGCCTTTTTTGATATTTCAGAGAGAAATACGAAGGTTCTTCAAGTAGCACTACGCATAAAAGTCACAATAAAACATATTTATGTTATATAACATTACATTTAATAGAAAAGTTAATTGTCACCAATTCTTAATTCTGTTAAAATCTCTTTAAGTTATTTACAAAAAATAGGTTAAATGGAGATGGTGCTATGGGAAAAGGTTGGATTATGTCAGCTTTTGTTGCATTGATGATCGTGGGATTAGTGGGATGTGGGTCGAATAATGCAAATAGCAATAAAAGTGCGGGAGTAGAGAAGATCAAATTTGCCAGTGATGCTAGTTATGCGCCAATGGAATATATGGACACGGATACGATCAAAGGATTTGATATTGATTTCATTAAGGCAGTTATGGAAGAAGCCGGACTTAGCTATGAGGTCACCAATACAGGCTGGGACACGATGCTTACGAGTGTAAAGCAAGGGACGGAGTATCAAGCGGGACTATCTTCAGTATCCATCACGGACGAACGTAAAGAAACGTATGACTATTCCATTCCTTATTTTGAATCTACCAACATGATTATGGTCAAAGAAGGCAGTGATATCAAAAATGCCCTCGATCTTAAAGATAAAAAGGTTGCTGTGCAGGCTGCTACTACCGCCGATGAGCTAATGAGTGGAATTATGGGGATTGATAACGCAAATCTGAAGCGTTTTGACAGCAATGCGGTAGCGTTGATGGAACTGAATGGTGGTGGAGCCGACGCGGTTGTGGCAGACATTGCCATAGTGCGTGAGTACATGAAGAACAATCCGAAGCAGAATTTGGTGGGAATCGTGGACACAGAGAATTTCGGAGCTGAATATTACGGTATTCTATACCCGAAAGGCAGTGATTTAAGAGCGAAACTGGATCCTGCCATCCAAAAGGTATTGGAGAATGGAAAGTATGCGGAGATCTACAAAACATGGTTCGGCGAAGAGCCTAACTTAGATAATCTGTTGAAGGCAAAATAAGAGGAGAAGCTAATAGGCGTGCGTAATGATTGCTATTGCGCATGCTTCTTTTTTAATCATTTGTGACCTAAAGAAGAGAAGAGAAGGGAAGAGTCCTATGGATTTTAGATTGGACATCATCATTCAGTATTTGCCTGTCTTATTAAAAGGGACCCTGCTGACGATCGGTATTTCTGTGGTCTCTATTTTATTTGGCTCTATTCTGGGTCTGGGGATTGGATTCGGAAAAATGGCACCAAAATGGTATTTGCGCTGGCCTTTTCATTCTTATATCAATTTCTTTCGAGGGACACCGCTGTATGTGCAGATCCTGATTGTTCACTTTGGAGTGATTCCCCCAATTTACGGTAAAACCAATGCGCTGATCACTGCGTTTGTTGCATTGTCGCTTAATTCGGCAGCTTATTCCGCTGAGATTTTTCGGGCAGGTATTCAATCTATCGACCGCGGACAGCGGGAGGCAGCTATTTCACTTGGGATGACAAATTGGCAGGCGATGCGATTTATTATTTTACCGCAGGCGATCAAACGGATGGTTCCGGCTTTTGGCAACGAATTTATTGTATTAGTAAAGGACTCTTCACTTCTTGCGCTCGTAGCCGCACCGGAAATTATGTATTGGAGCAATACAATGAAAGGGCAATATTTGCGGATCTGGGAGCCTTATTTGACGGCGGCACTTATTTATTTCATTCTCACCTATACTCTTAGCAAGCTGCTAAACTACGTCGAACGGAGGCTGTAATATGAGTGAGCTTATGATTTCAGTGCGAAATTTACATAAATCATTCGGAACAAATGCAGTATTGACCGACATATGCATTGATATTTTCAGTCAGGAGGTTGTGGTGGTGATCGGCCCGTCTGGATCAGGTAAATCTACCTTTTTGCGATGCCTGAATTTACTGGAGCAGCCGCAGAGTGGTGAAATTGTGATCGAGGGTACCTCATTGATGGACGCGAGTACTAATATTAATGCTATCCGCACAGAGCTAGGAATGGTATTTCAGCAGTTTAATCTATTTCCACATATGAAGGTGATTGAGAACATTATGCTTGCGCCGATTCGGGTGCGGAAATGGTCTCCAGATAAAGCTCGGCAAAAAGCGTTGGAACTGCTGCAAAAGGTAGGATTAAGTGAAAAAGCAGAGATGTATCCAGCTTCATTGTCCGGAGGTCAGGCTCAGCGGGTTGCGATTGCTAGGGCGCTGGCGATGGAGCCCAAAATAATGCTTTTTGACGAACCCACCTCTGCGCTGGATCCGGAAATGGTCGGTGAAGTGCTGGCAGTGATGAAGGATTTGGCCCGTGAGGGGATGACGATGATTGTGGTAACCCATGAAATGGGCTTTGCACGTGAGGTTGGGGATCGTGTGCTGTTCATGGAACAGGGCGAAATCGTAGAAGAAGGCAGTCCGGAGCAATTGTTCGGAAATCCTATGCAAGAACGGACACAATCTTTTCTATCAAAAGTACTGTAAGAGTTTGGAAAAGTAGAATATTGCTATTTTATCAGGTATATTAGAAGAGTAAACCGTGATTCAGAGATCTACTATGAAAATTCTGTCGGATACGTGGAGAGGAGGCTCTGGGATATCTTTTGTTATCATAATCTTGCGGTGATAGAAGGAGAATACGATGAGCACATTTAAAAGCTGGTTGAATACCACCAAAAACGGACTAACAGATCAAGTGAAGAAATTTAAAAATAAAGATTTCATGAATGCGGTAGTTGCGGGCTGCGCCTTAGTTGCTGCTGCCGACGGTAAAATAGAAGAAGCTGAAAAGAATAAAATGGCCGGCTATATGAATATGAGCAATGAGCTAAAGGTATTTGACATGAGAGACGTCATTACCCAGTTCAACTTTTATGTAAGTAACTTTGAATTTTCCCCGGAAATCGGTAAGCAGGAAGCACTCAAAGCCATCGGTAAGTTTACCGGCAAACCGGATGTGGGGCGCGTAATTGTGGGTGTATGCTCAGCTATCGGCTCTGCTGATGGTGATTTTGATGACCATGAAAAAGCGGTTGTACGGCATATCTGCGGTGTCTTGGGATTAAACCCTAGTGAATTTAGTTTATAAACGATGTAATACCATATACATGAGTTCGGATGAAACGTATTTAGTTCTTTAGCGTATCACTGATAGAACATACAAAAGCTAGACTAACAAATGGTGATTCTTTTTAGGGAATGGAGGTACGTAAAGTTGGCTGGAATTAATCTGGTAAAAGGTCAGAAGATTGACCTCACAAAAGGTAATGCAGGCTTATCTAACGTAATTGTAGGTTTGGGCTGGGATCCAGCTGAGCCGTCTCGCGGATTCTTCGGGATGAAGAAACAGGCCAACGTGGACTGTGATGCTTCAGCACTGATGCTTAATGAGAACGGTAAGCTAGTTAAGAAGGGGAACCTGATTTGCTTCCACAATAAGCAAAGCCCTTGTAACTCTGTCATTCATTCCGGAGACAATCTCACGGGTGATGGAGACGGAGACGATGAGCAAATCATGGTCAACTTGAATGCCATTCCTTCCGATGTACACAAGGTTCTTGTAGTCGTGAATATTTATGATGCTACGAACCGTAAACAGGATTTCGGACTGATCAAATCAGCTTATATCCGTGTGATAAATGCTGTAGGCAACAATGAGCTGATCCGCTTCAACCTATCTGATAATTACAATGGTTATACAGCGCTTATTTGTGGGGAGCTTTACCGGCAAGGTGGCGAATGGAAGTTCGCCGCAATTGGTGAGGGCAGTCACGCGGCGCATATTAATCAACTGGCGGAACGTTACGTATAATCCAAATAAAAGAAAAGAGGAATGTTATCATGGCAATTAATCTATCCAAGGGTCAAAAGATCGATTTAACAAAAACAAATCCAGGTCTGTCCAAAATCACAGTAGGTCTTGGTTGGGACACTAATAAATATGACGGCGGTAAAGATTTCGATTTGGACGTTTCCGTATTCTTGACTAATGCGAACAGCAAAGTTGAAAAAGAAACGAACTTTATTTACTTCAATAATAAGCAAAACGAAAATGGTTCTGTTATTCATACAGGCGATAACCGTACTGGAGACGGCGATGGCGATGATGAGCAGGTTCAAGTAGACCTTCTGAGTATCCCAGCGGATGTAGAAAAGATAGCATTCACTATTACTATTTATGAAGCTGAAGCTAGAAGCCAAAACTTCGGACAAGTTTCTCGTTCTTATGTACGTATCGTAAATGATTTGAACAATGAAGAACTAATTCGTTTCGATTTGGGTGAAGACTTTTCTATTGAAACTGGCGTTGTTGTCGGTGAGCTATACCGTCACGGTGCAGAGTGGAAGTTCAATGCAATCGGTAGCGGCTACAAAGACGGCTTGAGCGGTTTGACTCGCGATTACGGCTTGCAATAAATCTTGTGGTATAAATCTTGTAGTATTGATCTTGTGGTTACACAATGAACTGAATCTACTCATGAAAGAAGGTTATGTCAGTGACGATCAGTCTTTCCAAAGGACAGCGGATTGATCTTACCAAGACTAATCCAGGTCTAACAAAGGTAGTTGTTGGATTGGGCTGGGACACTAATAAGTATAGTGGAGGTCAAGATTTTGACCTCGATGCTTCAGCGTTTCTGCTTCATGAAGACGGCAAAGCTAAAGGTACAGATGATTTTGTATTCTATAACAACCCTAATGGTGGTGCAGGTTCCGTAGTCTATACGGGGGATAACCGTACAGGTGAAGGCGACGGAGATGACGAGCAAATTATCGTTGATTTCAGCAAAGTGCCTGCACATATTCAGCGGATTGGTATAACTGTAACGATTTATGATTACGAAGCTCGTGCACAGAACTTTGGACAAGTCTCCAATGCTTTCGTACGTGTGGTGGATGCTTCGACGGATCGTGAAGTGCTCCGTTACGACCTGGGTGAGGATTTCTCAACAGAGACGGCAGTTGTATTCTGTGAATTCTACCGCAATGGTGCGGATTGGAAGTTCCAGGCAGTAGGTAGTGGTTTTGGCGGCGGCCTTAGCGCATTGTGTAAAAATTATGGGCTGGACGCGCAATAGCATCTTCCGGGCGGGGTCATCACCGATCCTGCCCTTTTTTTGGAATTTAAGAAAGTATAAGTTTCACCCTCACAAAGGACCTGGATTAGGTCGCGGAGTATAAACTCCATTTTGTGGGGTTATTTAAAAATGTAAGAAAGTATAAGGTTCACACGATACTTTGAGTCTTATATTTCTCGCTTAAACGCTTGCCCTCTTTATGAGGACGCCGAAGGCGTTTATGCTTGCTCCATTTATAAAGGTGGTGTAAGAATGGGTATTACAGTTGTCAAAGGACAAAAGGTTGACCTAACGAAAGGAAATCCTGGACTTGATTCTCTTATTGTAGAGATTGGATGGCAATCGCCATCTGCATTAGAGATCGATACTTCTGCTTTTCTGCTTGGTGCACAAGGTAAAGTAAGCAAAGATGAGGATTTGATATTTTATAATAATCCGTCTACGCCTTATATCAGATATAAGGAAATGCCTACATCCAACAGTCTCAAGCAATTTGACGTGGAACTAAATAAAGTTCCTTCTGATGTGATGAAACTCGCGTTTACACTCACCATTTATGATGGCGAGAAGCGAGGTCAAAGTTTTAGGCAGGTAAATCAGGCCTATTTTCGGATTCTGAATCAAGTAACAGGTGCGGAGCTTCTCCGATGTGATCTTGAAAATCATTTCTCCGTGGAAACGGCTGTTGTGGTAGGAGAATTATATAGATATAACGGTGAATGGAAATTCAGCGCCATTGCTGCAGGATTTGCTGGCGGTTTAAAGGAGCTGTGTCTGAACTTTGGGATAGAGGCGAACGATGAACCTACACCAACACCGACACCGACACCGACACCAGTACCTAAGCCTGCAGCTCCGCAACCAGAGCTTAAACGTCAATCAGCGCCGATCGCGGAGCCTAAGATTCAAATTCCGCCACCTCCTGCAGCTGCACCTTCACCTGTAGGACCTCCACCGATCAATCTCAACCTGAAGAAGATCGAACTGAAGAAAAAAGGTGATTCGATCAACCTGAAGAAATCAGCTGGTGGTTTAGGTGAATTGCTGATTAACCTCAACTGGAATCAGAAGCAGGGCGGAGGGCTTTTTAATCGTAAAAACGGTGTGGATTTAGATCTTGCTTGTCTATATGAGCTGAAGAATGGCAGTAAGGGAGTTGTTCAGGCGCTGGGCAATGCGTTTGGTTCGTTAAACCAGCCTCCATATGTCATGCTTGACGGAGATGATCGGACAGGCTCTGTGACAACTGGTGAGAATCTGCGGATTAATGGTAGCAAAATTTCCGAGATTGAACGAATTCTAATTTTTTCTTTTATTTATAAAGGTGTTACCAATTGGTCAGAAGCTGACGGTGTTGTCACGATTACTCAGAGCGGTGGACCCGATATTGTTGTCAATTTGGACGAGCACAACAACCGTAAAGGTATGTGTGCAATCGCGTTATTTCGGAATGTGAATAACGAGACATTCAGTGTTGAACGGCTGGTCCAATATTACAGTGGTCATCGGGAGATTGATGAGGCTTATGGTTGGGGACTGCGCTGGGTTGCTGGCAGTAAATAGACGATTTTTTCGGAGGCGCAAGTGTAATGGATTGGTTCGCTGATTTTTTCAGGAATATTAGTGAGAACTACGGGCATTTTTTCTCATGGAGCGATGTCGTAGGTACGCTCTCTGACCCGGTTAGCTGGGGGATTATAGGGAGCTTAGTGCTATTGGAAGGGCTGCTCTCTGCAGATAATGCGCTCGTGCTTGCTGTTATGGTGAAGCATTTACCTAAAGAACAACAGAAAAAGGCGCTCTTCTACGGAATCATAGGTGCTTATGTATTCAGATTTTTGGCTATCGGTCTCGGGACCTTTCTTATCAAATTCATGTTGGTTAAGGTTCTCGGTGCAGCCTATCTCTTTTATATCGCTTATGGCGGATTGTTTAAGGGCGGCGGCGACGAGAAGATCGAGAATAAGGGGTTCTCTTTTTGGAAGACGGTTCTCCTTGTTGAATTAATGGATATTGCTTTTAGTATTGATAGTGTCATTGCTGCATTTGGTGTTAGTAACCAGGTTTGGGTGCTCTTTATGGGCGGAATCATAGGTGTTCTGATGATGCGGGGAGTAGCGCAATTATTCTTGAAGCTTATTGATAAAATCCCGGAACTTGAGCGTGCTGCTTTTGCGCTTATTGCCATTATTGCCGGTAAAATGCTCGCGGGCGCTTTTGGATACGAAATGCCACATGTATTATTCTTTTCAATCATTATTCTTGTATTCGGTGGTACGATTCTTTACAGCGTACTGCGTAAGAAAAAAGAAGCCCATAGAAATGCTTGATTTCAAAGGTAGTTGAACACTGCTGCTTTCAGGTAATCGTATATGTTTATAGCGTAGGCCTTCACTTATATATGAGAGAACCGGATAAGGTATAGCTGGTTCTGCCACTCTCTATAGGAGAGGCCTACGCTTGTTTTGCTTGGCTTCGCAAAACTATAAGGGGGAACCATCTTGAGATACTTCGATTACCTGACGATTGAACAAGAAACAGCCTTATTTTATAATCGGCCGATTTCATTTAACCATAATACTACGAGCAAGGATTTGTTGGCATATGCTGTTGGTGCTGCTCTTTATATGCCAGCAACTCGTGCTAGTGTTCCAGAAGATATTTTGAAGCTTAAAAGTGCAGGACTTGTAACCGTTATTATTGATCTGGAGGATGCGATCGGAGATAACGAGGTTGACCATGCAGAGGAGTCTCTCATTCAGCATCTTATTTTTCTCGCCGCATATGAGGAGAATGAGCCAAGCGGGAGTGATAGTCTTCCGCTTCTTTTCATCCGAGTTCGTAATCCAGAGCAGCTGCGGCAGCTGATTTTTCGATTAGGATCTTTGGTTACGATGTTAACGGGTTTTGTTTTTCCTAAGTTTTCGGTCGACAATGGAATCCAATATTTTGAGGCGATTGCCGATTACAATAGAACGCGCAGCTATTCAGATCCAGTGCTATACGGCATGCCAATCCTGGAAAGTGCGCCTATTATTTACCGCGAGAGCCGGGTAGACAGTCTTTTATCTATTCGTAATTTGCTAGGGAACTATCGTGAGTATGTGTTGAACGTTAGAATTGGAGCAACAGATTTTTCTAGTTTATTCGGACTGCGTCGAAGTCCTGATATTAGTATCTATGATCTTACCCCTATTCGAGACTGCATATCAGATATTATTAATATCTTTGGTAGAGTGGAAGAGGGATATGTAATTTCCGGACCGGTCTGGGAGTATTTTGCGAATAAAGGACATCGGGTGCTTCGGCCACAGCTAAGACAGACTCCGTTTGAAGACACCTATGGTAAAAACGGCCGCGACATGCGAAACAGTTACATTTCTAGCAGCGTGGATGGGCTTATTCGTGAAGTGATTTTAGATAAAGAAAATGGGATCTTGGGCAAGACAATTATACATCCCTCACACCTCAGACCTGTTCAGGCCATGTACACGGTAATGCACGAGGAATATGTTGATGCCTGCAGTATCGTAGAGAGTAACGATGGTAGCCTAGGAGTCTTCAAGAGTCAATATTCTAATAAGATGAACGAGATTAAGCCGCATTTGAACTGGGCAAAACGGATTTTACTACGATCACAAATATACGGGGTGTTACATGAACAACAGCATTTTGTCAGATTATTACCCGAGAACGAATTTACACACGTATAACATAGTCGAGAACCTACAGGTCACGGTTACTGAAACATCTAATCCCTTTCATTTGCCTGCGGATACTTTATTCTCCATGGCAGCCCGGATTAATAAGAAGCGCTCCTTTTTGTTCGTCAGCAAGGTGCTTGGCAAACATATCCCTGTTAATCCATACACTCCTCTACTAAGTGGTGCTGCATTAGCGCTGCTGTTATATCAGGAGATGAACGATGATTCTACAGATAAGGGTAGGATGGATGACTTATTGAATAAAGCTGTGCATGGACTGATTCACCCTGAGTCTGCCAAGGAAGCCTATCAACATTTGCTAGGAGCACGGTTAGTTCTTCCTAAGCCTGTTGTTTTTATTGGCTTTGCTGAGACTGCAACTGCACTCGGTCACAGTGTGTACAACATGTTTGCCGATGCAGCATCATATATTCATACTACGCGTGAACATATCCTCGATTTGGAGTCGATTGTTAGCTTTGAAGAGGAGCATTCACATGCGGTCGACCATTCATGTTACGCCTTGAATGCTGAACTATTATCAGGGACTGAGCCGATTATACTGGTGGATGATGAGATTACAACGGGGAATACAGCAATTAATACGATCCGTGATATTCAGTCCAAATTCCCTCGGGAGGAATACGTAGTCGTTTCTATTTTGGATTGGAGGAGCGGTAATAATCTTCACACCTATAGCGAATTAGAACAGGAACTAGGGATTCGGATTAAGTCCTTATGTTTACTGCAAGGTAGTATTGAAGTGAAAGGCACGCCTTTGCTTCATGCTGGGAATGACAAAGATTTATGTCCGTCTTCAGAAGAAGCCGAAGTGGTGACTACTTATGTGGTGGACGGTTTAGAACGTCTGCAGGTGACATCTATAGATTCATATGGCGACACTAACGCATCTCCTTATGTGAAATACAGCGGCCGATTCGGTCTGGATTCGCTGAATAATGATGGGATGGATGAAGGCGTCACCCGGATTGCGGCACAGCTTAGAGAACTACGAGAGGTGGATTCTAGGACTCTTGTGATGGGTGTAGGGGAATTTATGTACCTTCCTATGCGGATAGCGGCTGAGATGGGGGAAGGTGTTTCCTATCAGTCTTCCACACGCAGTCCAATACATCCTGAGCATCGGGCAGATTACGGGGTACATAGTGCTTTCGCATACCCTTCAGCTGGTGATCCGGAAATTACAAACTTTATTTATAATGTAGCCCCTGGTCAGTATGATGAAATATTCGTGCTGATTGAGCGTGATGTACCGCATGAACGAATGAAACCGATGCTTGATATACTGAAGGCACTGGCCCGCCATAAAGTGCATCTTATTGTACTGACTCCTGAAGGAAGAAGTGGAGGTCCCCAGGATGAAGGGAACAAGTAAACATAAAGTCATGGATAAACAAATAGCAGAACCGGTTCCGCTAGGGAGCTATCCACCGTCAGATGTTACGTTTTTGCTCAAGGATCTTAGTGATGTATCGCTGGAGCTGGCGACGGAAGTAAGGGAGGAAGCTATTCAATCGGGTGTCCATTATTCTGAGATGCTGCCTGTTGAATATCAGCCTACCGAGCAGTATATTGACTTGTTTCATGAGACGCTGCAGCAATCGGCTAAGAGGGTAGCTTTGGCTGTTGCCATTGTCTCTGAGATGATTGTCGCAAGAAGAGGGCTAGGTTGTGTGCTGGTCTCTTTGGCTAGAGCAGGAACACCCATTGGTATATTGATTAAGCGTTATATCGCAGAGAGATACGAAGTAGATCTACCGCATTATAGTATTTCTATTATTCGGGGCAAAGGGATAGATGAGAATGCGATTCTCTATATTCTGCAGAAGCATGGACTTGATTCTGATTTGCAGTTTGTCGATGGATGGACAGGAAAAGGGGCTATCCGTGGGGTGCTGATTGATTCTTGCAACAGCCTCTATGAGAAGTATGGTATTCGCTTAAATGATGATCTTGCCGTATTGGCTGACCCTGGAAACTGCGCAGGCATGTTTGGGACTAGAGAGGACTATCTCATTCCTAGCGCCTGCTTAAACTCTACTGTTTCAGGATTGATGAGCCGAACGGTGTTACACGCTGATCTCATTGGTCCTGAGGATTTTCACGGCTCAAAGTTTTATAAGGAGTGGCTGAATGCGGACGAGTCCAATGTATTTATTGATACAATCTGTCCGTATTTCTCTTCCGTAGTAGCAGAAGCGAAGAGCGCCTGCGAACAGATGCTGGAGCATCCGCCCGAAATCACTTGGCAGGGTCTTCGTGATATTCAGAGTATTCAGGAAACTTTCGGCATAGATAACATCAATCTGATAAAGCCGGGAGTCGGAGAAACAACACGCGTATTACTGCGCAGAGTACCTTGGAAAATTCTTGTCGATACTATGGATAATCCGAATCTAAAGCATATTCTTCTCTTAGCGAAGGACCGGGGCGTTCCTGTTGAGATCTTTCCTGGAATGACGTACTCCTGTTGCGGAATAATTAAACCGCTGAAAGGGGAGACGGAATGATATATGCCAGTGATCTAGATCGTACTTTGATCTATTCTTTAGGTGCAATTGGTGTTCCTGAGAATACTCCGGGTCTAATTCCGGCGGAAATTATCGAGGGGAAGACGAGATCTTACATTTCGCAGCAAGCATTAAATCAGCTACTCGATCTTACCACACGGGTTATTTTTGTCCCGGTTACTACGCGTACGGTACAACAATACAAGCGTATTAATCTGTTTCAAGAAACGGTCATACCTGACTATGCCGTTACAAGCAATGGGGGGAATATTCTAATCGGTGGAGTTGTCGATAAGGAATGGAGAGAATCAATCGGTAGGTTGGTAGCTCGTCACTCTGCTGGGGCTGAAGAGGTTAGATCATATATCAAGGCAGTTGTACGTGAGGATTGGATCATTAGTGAGAATTATTGTGATGATCTATTCTACTCCTTCATGGTTTATCGGGATCAGTTACCTTTAGATGAAATCACTAATCTATCAGATCGGCTCTATAATCTCGGCTGGAGAGTTTCTTTACAAGGCCGCAAGCTGTACGCTGTGCCGGCAGCCGTGAACAAAAGCGACGCTATACTTCATCTGCGGCGCACCGTTCGCTCTGAGCCTATGGTAGCTTCTGGAGATTCCTTGCTAGATAAGAGTCTCCTTGAGAGTGCTGACTATGCTATTGCCCCCTGCCATGGTGAAATATTTGCAGAGCAACAGAGTGGTCTTGTAAAATCAAGGTATCCGTTTACGAAAGAATCAGGTGTATTTGCTGGAGATGAGATTTTGCAGTATGTAAATATGATCTATAATAATCTAACTGCATTGGGAGTGGGGCCACTATGAAAAAGGTAAATATTTATTTCAAT
This Paenibacillus sp. FSL R5-0345 DNA region includes the following protein-coding sequences:
- a CDS encoding HAD family hydrolase, translating into MIYASDLDRTLIYSLGAIGVPENTPGLIPAEIIEGKTRSYISQQALNQLLDLTTRVIFVPVTTRTVQQYKRINLFQETVIPDYAVTSNGGNILIGGVVDKEWRESIGRLVARHSAGAEEVRSYIKAVVREDWIISENYCDDLFYSFMVYRDQLPLDEITNLSDRLYNLGWRVSLQGRKLYAVPAAVNKSDAILHLRRTVRSEPMVASGDSLLDKSLLESADYAIAPCHGEIFAEQQSGLVKSRYPFTKESGVFAGDEILQYVNMIYNNLTALGVGPL